From one Bordetella genomosp. 9 genomic stretch:
- the rplF gene encoding 50S ribosomal protein L6, which yields MSRIAKYPVEVPKNVEVTLKEDQITVKGPLGTLEQALTGDVVVKLDEGKLTFVAANDGRHANAMSGTVRALVANMVTGVSKGFERKLNLVGVGYRAQVQGDVVKLQLGFSHDIEHKLPKGVSAKCPTPTEIIVAGANLQEVGQQAAKIRAYRKPEPYKGKGVRYADERVIIKETKKK from the coding sequence ATGTCACGTATAGCCAAATACCCGGTCGAAGTGCCGAAGAACGTCGAAGTGACGTTGAAGGAAGACCAGATCACCGTCAAGGGCCCGCTGGGCACGCTGGAACAAGCGCTGACGGGCGACGTCGTCGTCAAGCTGGATGAAGGCAAGTTGACCTTCGTCGCCGCGAACGACGGCCGCCATGCCAACGCCATGTCCGGCACGGTGCGCGCTCTGGTCGCCAATATGGTTACCGGCGTCAGCAAGGGTTTCGAGCGCAAGCTGAACCTGGTTGGCGTGGGTTACCGCGCTCAAGTGCAAGGCGACGTCGTCAAGCTGCAACTTGGTTTCTCCCACGACATCGAGCACAAGCTGCCCAAGGGTGTCTCCGCGAAGTGCCCCACGCCGACGGAAATCATCGTCGCGGGCGCCAATCTGCAGGAAGTGGGCCAACAGGCCGCGAAGATCCGCGCCTATCGCAAGCCCGAGCCCTACAAGGGCAAGGGTGTGCGTTATGCGGATGAGCGCGTCATCATCAAAGAAACCAAGAAGAAGTAA
- the rplW gene encoding 50S ribosomal protein L23, which produces MNTERLMQVLLAPIVTEKATFVAEKNQQVAFRVVDTATKPEIKAAVELLFKVQVESVQVLNRKGKVKRFGRFMGRRRNERKAYVSLKEGQEIDFAEVK; this is translated from the coding sequence ATGAACACCGAACGCTTGATGCAGGTGCTCCTGGCTCCGATCGTGACCGAAAAGGCCACCTTCGTCGCCGAGAAAAATCAGCAAGTCGCTTTCCGCGTGGTCGACACCGCCACCAAGCCGGAAATCAAGGCTGCCGTCGAACTGCTCTTCAAGGTGCAGGTCGAGTCCGTGCAGGTCCTCAATCGCAAGGGCAAAGTCAAGCGCTTTGGCCGATTCATGGGTCGCCGCCGCAATGAGCGCAAGGCCTATGTGTCGCTCAAGGAAGGCCAGGAAATCGACTTTGCGGAGGTGAAGTAA
- the rplN gene encoding 50S ribosomal protein L14: MIQMQTTLDVADNTGARRVRCIKVLGGSKRRYAGIGDIIKVSVIDAAPRGRVKKGEIYNAVVVRTASGVRRKDGSLIRFPGVNGNAAVLLNAKKEPIGTRIFGPVTRELRTEQFMKIVSLAAEVL, from the coding sequence ATGATCCAAATGCAGACCACGCTGGACGTGGCCGACAACACTGGTGCGCGCCGCGTGCGTTGCATCAAGGTGCTCGGCGGCTCCAAGCGCCGTTATGCCGGTATCGGCGACATCATCAAAGTCAGCGTCATCGACGCCGCCCCGCGCGGCCGCGTCAAGAAGGGCGAAATCTACAACGCCGTCGTGGTGCGTACCGCCAGCGGCGTGCGCCGCAAGGACGGTTCGCTGATCCGCTTTCCCGGCGTCAACGGCAATGCAGCCGTTCTGCTGAACGCCAAGAAAGAACCGATCGGCACCCGCATTTTCGGACCCGTGACCCGTGAGCTGCGTACCGAGCAGTTCATGAAGATCGTGTCGCTCGCGGCCGAAGTGCTGTAA
- a CDS encoding aspartyl/asparaginyl beta-hydroxylase domain-containing protein translates to MKPLAPASSPTLLSRFFFALIDWLHSGIAKASLVGDHPIFDNAKFPWIADLEARAPAIRAELMDVLADRERLPAFHELSPDVATITTDDQWKTFVFMAYGLTSARNMARCPATTQALKRIPGIRTAFFSILEPGKRIPLHRGPYNGVLRLHLGLVVPAPRERCWIEVDGQRYVWKEGEAVVFDDLYPHEVHNDTDGVRVVLFVDFERPCRLPMRWINLLILALAPMTSEIRQGKANHDLWEKDYYGPGK, encoded by the coding sequence TTGAAGCCGTTAGCGCCCGCATCTTCCCCCACGCTGTTATCGCGTTTCTTCTTCGCGCTGATCGACTGGCTGCACAGCGGCATCGCCAAGGCATCCCTGGTCGGCGACCATCCCATTTTCGATAATGCGAAGTTTCCCTGGATCGCGGATCTGGAGGCGCGGGCCCCGGCCATCCGCGCGGAACTGATGGACGTCCTGGCCGATCGCGAGCGGCTGCCGGCCTTCCACGAATTGTCGCCCGATGTGGCGACCATCACCACGGATGACCAGTGGAAGACCTTCGTCTTCATGGCCTATGGGCTGACGTCGGCGCGCAACATGGCGCGGTGTCCCGCGACCACGCAGGCGCTGAAGCGCATTCCCGGCATACGCACGGCATTTTTCTCCATCCTGGAGCCCGGCAAGCGCATCCCCCTGCACCGCGGCCCCTATAACGGGGTGCTGCGGCTGCACCTGGGCCTGGTGGTTCCGGCGCCGCGCGAGCGCTGCTGGATCGAGGTCGACGGGCAACGCTACGTCTGGAAGGAAGGCGAGGCGGTCGTTTTCGACGACCTGTACCCCCACGAGGTCCACAATGATACCGACGGGGTGCGCGTGGTGCTCTTCGTCGATTTCGAGCGGCCCTGCCGGCTGCCCATGCGCTGGATCAACCTGCTGATCCTGGCGCTGGCGCCCATGACCAGCGAAATCCGCCAGGGCAAGGCCAACCACGATCTGTGGGAAAAAGACTACTATGGACCGGGTAAGTGA
- the rplD gene encoding 50S ribosomal protein L4, with the protein MELKLLNDQGQAATFSAPDTVFGRDYNEALIHQIVVAFQANARSGNRAQKDRSEVKHSTKKPWRQKGTGRARAGMTSSPLWRGGGRIFPNSPDENFSQKVNKKMYRAGIRSILSQLAREDRIAVVDTFTLDTPKTKLAAAKLKELGLDSVLIITDTVDENVYLATRNLPHVAVVEPRYADPLSLIHYRKVLITKPAIAQLEEMLG; encoded by the coding sequence ATGGAACTCAAGCTCCTGAATGACCAAGGTCAGGCCGCGACGTTCAGCGCGCCCGACACCGTTTTCGGTCGTGACTACAACGAAGCGCTGATCCACCAGATCGTCGTCGCTTTCCAGGCCAATGCCCGCAGCGGCAACCGTGCCCAGAAGGACCGTTCGGAAGTCAAGCACTCCACCAAGAAGCCCTGGCGCCAGAAGGGTACCGGCCGCGCGCGCGCCGGTATGACCTCGTCGCCGCTGTGGCGTGGGGGCGGCCGGATTTTCCCGAACTCGCCCGACGAGAACTTCAGCCAGAAGGTCAACAAGAAGATGTACCGTGCCGGGATCCGCTCGATCCTGTCGCAGCTGGCTCGCGAAGACCGCATCGCCGTCGTCGATACGTTCACGCTGGATACCCCCAAGACCAAGCTGGCCGCGGCCAAGCTGAAGGAACTGGGCCTGGATTCCGTGCTGATCATCACCGACACCGTCGATGAAAATGTTTACCTCGCCACCCGCAACCTGCCGCACGTTGCCGTGGTTGAACCGCGTTATGCCGATCCGCTGTCGCTGATCCACTACCGTAAGGTGCTGATCACCAAGCCCGCGATCGCTCAACTCGAGGAGATGCTGGGATGA
- the rpmD gene encoding 50S ribosomal protein L30, with amino-acid sequence MAQKQIKVTLVRSVIGTKQSHRDTVRGLGLRRINSSRVLQDTPEVRGMIRTVDYLVTVTEV; translated from the coding sequence ATGGCTCAGAAGCAGATCAAAGTCACCCTGGTGCGCTCGGTTATCGGTACCAAGCAATCCCACCGCGACACCGTGCGCGGCCTGGGCCTGCGCCGTATCAATAGCTCGCGCGTCCTGCAAGATACGCCCGAGGTGCGCGGGATGATCCGTACTGTGGATTACCTGGTCACCGTTACGGAAGTCTAA
- the rplX gene encoding 50S ribosomal protein L24 has product MNNIRKGDEVIVLTGRDRKRRGTVVQVVNADYVLVEGVNVVKKHTKPNPMANNPGGIVEKSMPIHISNVALFNPATGKGDRVGVKEVDGRRVRIFRSNGAEVGAKA; this is encoded by the coding sequence ATGAACAATATCCGCAAAGGTGACGAAGTCATCGTCCTGACCGGCCGCGACAGGAAGCGTCGCGGCACCGTGGTGCAGGTCGTGAATGCCGATTACGTGCTGGTCGAAGGCGTGAACGTCGTCAAGAAGCACACCAAGCCGAACCCCATGGCCAACAACCCGGGCGGCATCGTCGAAAAGTCGATGCCTATCCATATTTCCAACGTCGCGCTGTTCAACCCGGCTACGGGCAAGGGCGACCGCGTGGGCGTCAAGGAAGTCGACGGCCGCCGGGTCCGCATCTTCCGTTCCAATGGTGCCGAAGTCGGCGCCAAGGCGTAA
- a CDS encoding NAD-dependent succinate-semialdehyde dehydrogenase — MYEHLALYIDGEFLSGDGRQSQDVTNPATLEVLGKLPHATEADLDRALQAAQRAFESWRRTSPMERSRILRKVAELSRERAQEIGRNMTLDQGKPLAEAVLEVTSCSEHCEWHAEECRRIYGRVIPPRNPDVRQFVVREPIGVCAAFTPWNFPYNQAIRKVAAALGAGCTVILKGPEDSPSAVMAIARMFHDAGLPPGCLNIVWGEPPRISEYLIRSPIVRKISFTGSVPVGKHLAAMAGAHMKRSTMELGGHSPVLVFDDADIDRAAEMLARFKIRNAGQVCVSPTRFYVQKGAYDKFLARFTDVLKNIKVGNGLEAGTEMGPLAHERRVPTMTRFVEDAVAKGAKVVLGGAPIERDGHFFAPTVITDLPEDAMLMTEEPFGPLAPVVPFTDTDEVIKRANSLPFGLSSYVFTNSLKTATKVSNALEAGMVNINHFGSALAETPFGGIKDSGIGSEGGTETFDGYLVTKFITHI; from the coding sequence ATGTACGAACACTTGGCGTTGTATATCGATGGCGAATTCCTGTCCGGCGATGGACGCCAGAGCCAGGACGTGACCAATCCGGCCACGCTGGAAGTGCTGGGCAAGCTGCCTCACGCCACCGAGGCGGATCTGGACCGGGCGCTGCAGGCCGCGCAGCGGGCCTTCGAATCCTGGCGCCGCACCTCCCCCATGGAGCGCTCGCGCATCCTGCGCAAGGTCGCCGAACTGTCGCGTGAACGCGCCCAGGAGATCGGCCGCAACATGACCCTGGACCAGGGCAAGCCGCTGGCCGAAGCGGTCCTGGAAGTCACCAGTTGCTCGGAACACTGCGAATGGCACGCCGAGGAATGCCGCCGTATCTACGGCCGCGTCATCCCGCCCCGCAATCCCGATGTCCGCCAGTTCGTGGTGCGCGAACCCATCGGCGTCTGCGCCGCCTTCACGCCGTGGAATTTCCCCTACAACCAGGCGATCCGCAAGGTTGCCGCGGCCCTGGGCGCCGGCTGCACGGTCATCCTGAAAGGCCCGGAAGATTCGCCCAGCGCGGTCATGGCCATCGCCCGCATGTTCCACGACGCCGGGCTGCCGCCCGGCTGCCTGAACATTGTCTGGGGCGAACCGCCCAGGATCTCCGAGTACCTGATCCGCTCCCCCATCGTTCGCAAGATTTCGTTCACCGGTTCCGTGCCGGTCGGCAAGCACCTGGCGGCCATGGCCGGCGCGCACATGAAGCGCAGCACCATGGAATTGGGCGGCCACTCGCCGGTGCTGGTGTTCGACGATGCCGACATCGATCGCGCGGCGGAAATGCTGGCCCGCTTCAAGATCCGCAATGCCGGCCAGGTGTGCGTGTCGCCCACGCGCTTCTACGTGCAGAAAGGCGCCTACGACAAATTCCTGGCCCGCTTCACCGACGTGCTGAAGAACATCAAGGTGGGCAACGGCCTTGAGGCCGGCACGGAAATGGGCCCGTTGGCGCATGAGCGCCGCGTACCCACCATGACCCGCTTCGTGGAAGACGCCGTCGCCAAGGGCGCCAAGGTCGTGCTCGGCGGCGCCCCGATCGAACGCGATGGGCACTTCTTCGCGCCCACGGTCATCACCGACCTGCCGGAAGACGCCATGCTGATGACGGAAGAACCTTTCGGCCCGCTGGCGCCGGTGGTGCCTTTCACCGATACGGACGAAGTCATCAAGCGCGCGAACAGCCTGCCGTTCGGGCTGTCGTCCTATGTCTTCACCAATTCGCTGAAGACCGCGACCAAGGTGTCCAATGCCTTGGAAGCCGGCATGGTGAACATCAACCACTTCGGCAGCGCGCTGGCCGAGACGCCGTTCGGCGGCATCAAGGATAGCGGCATCGGCAGCGAAGGCGGCACGGAGACCTTCGACGGCTACCTCGTGACCAAGTTCATCACGCATATCTAG
- the rplB gene encoding 50S ribosomal protein L2 — protein MALVKMKPTSAGRRGMVKVVSPNLHKGAPVASLLEKKKRGSGRNNNGHITVRHRGGGHKQHYRIVDFRRDKDGIPAKVERLEYDPNRTAHLALLCYADGERRYIIAPRGVEVGATLLSGIEAPIRAGNTLPIRNIPVGTTIHCVEMLPGKGAQMVRSAGASAVLLAREGTYAQVRLRSGEVRRVHIECRATIGEVGNEEHSLRQIGKAGAMRWRGVRPTVRGVAMNPVDHPHGGGEGRTGEAREPVSPWGTPAKGYKTRSNKRTNNMIVQRRKRK, from the coding sequence ATGGCCCTCGTGAAAATGAAACCGACCTCCGCCGGCCGTCGCGGCATGGTGAAGGTCGTCAGCCCGAACCTGCACAAGGGCGCGCCGGTCGCTTCTTTGCTGGAAAAGAAGAAGCGCGGCTCGGGCCGTAACAACAACGGCCACATCACCGTCCGTCATCGTGGCGGTGGTCACAAGCAGCATTACCGTATCGTCGACTTCCGTCGCGACAAGGACGGCATCCCCGCCAAGGTCGAGCGCCTGGAGTACGACCCCAACCGTACGGCGCACCTGGCACTGCTGTGCTATGCCGACGGCGAACGTCGCTACATCATCGCTCCGCGTGGTGTGGAGGTCGGTGCGACCCTGCTGTCGGGTATCGAAGCCCCGATCCGCGCCGGCAATACGCTGCCGATCCGCAATATCCCGGTCGGTACGACGATACATTGCGTCGAGATGCTGCCCGGCAAGGGTGCGCAGATGGTTCGCTCGGCGGGTGCTTCCGCCGTGCTGCTGGCGCGTGAAGGTACGTACGCCCAGGTCCGCCTGCGTTCCGGCGAAGTGCGTCGCGTGCACATCGAGTGCCGCGCCACGATCGGCGAAGTCGGTAATGAAGAACACAGCCTGCGCCAGATCGGCAAGGCCGGTGCGATGCGTTGGCGCGGTGTGCGTCCGACGGTTCGTGGCGTCGCCATGAACCCGGTGGATCACCCGCACGGTGGCGGCGAAGGCCGTACCGGCGAGGCCCGCGAACCGGTCAGCCCGTGGGGTACTCCGGCTAAGGGTTACAAGACCCGTAGCAACAAGCGGACGAACAACATGATCGTCCAACGGCGCAAGCGCAAGTAA
- the rplV gene encoding 50S ribosomal protein L22 — METTAIIRGVHISAQKTRLVADLIRGKSVAQALNILTFSPKKAAGILKKAVESAIANAEHNDGADIDELKVTTIYVDKAQSLKRFSARAKGRGNRIEKQTCHITVKVGA; from the coding sequence ATGGAAACGACTGCCATTATCCGTGGTGTTCACATTTCGGCGCAGAAGACCCGTCTGGTCGCGGACTTGATCCGTGGCAAGTCGGTCGCGCAAGCGTTGAACATCCTTACCTTCTCCCCCAAGAAGGCTGCCGGCATCCTGAAGAAGGCTGTCGAGTCCGCCATCGCCAATGCAGAGCACAACGACGGTGCCGACATCGACGAGCTGAAAGTGACCACGATCTACGTGGACAAGGCTCAGTCGCTGAAGCGCTTCTCGGCTCGCGCCAAAGGCCGCGGCAATCGTATCGAGAAGCAGACCTGCCACATCACGGTCAAGGTCGGCGCCTAA
- the rplE gene encoding 50S ribosomal protein L5 has protein sequence MTRMQDLYRDKIAGELKEKFGYKSAMQVPRITKITLNMGVSEAVADKKVIEHAVSDLTKIAGQKPVITKTRKAIAGFKIREDYPIGCMVTLRGERMYDFLDRLVTVAFPRVRDFRGVSGRAFDGRGNYNIGVKEQIIFPEIEYDKIDALRGLNISITTTAKTDEEAKALLTAFSFPFRN, from the coding sequence ATGACTCGTATGCAAGACCTGTACCGCGACAAGATCGCTGGTGAGCTGAAGGAAAAGTTCGGCTACAAGAGCGCGATGCAAGTGCCGCGCATCACCAAGATCACGCTGAACATGGGCGTGTCCGAAGCCGTTGCCGACAAGAAAGTGATCGAGCACGCCGTTTCGGACCTGACCAAGATCGCCGGCCAGAAGCCCGTGATCACCAAGACCCGCAAGGCTATCGCCGGCTTCAAGATCCGCGAAGACTATCCGATCGGCTGCATGGTGACCCTGCGCGGCGAACGGATGTACGACTTCCTGGATCGCCTGGTGACCGTGGCCTTCCCGCGGGTGCGTGACTTCCGTGGCGTGTCCGGCCGTGCTTTCGACGGCCGCGGCAACTACAACATCGGGGTGAAAGAGCAGATCATTTTCCCCGAGATCGAGTACGACAAGATCGACGCGTTGCGTGGGCTGAACATCAGCATCACGACCACTGCCAAGACCGACGAAGAAGCCAAGGCGCTGTTGACGGCGTTCAGCTTCCCGTTTCGTAATTAA
- the rpsS gene encoding 30S ribosomal protein S19 encodes MSRSIKKGPFVDAHLIKKVDTATAVKDKKPIKTWSRRSTILPEFIGLTIAVHNGKQHVPVYINENMVGHKLGEFALTRTFKGHAADKKAKR; translated from the coding sequence ATGTCACGTTCGATCAAGAAAGGCCCGTTTGTCGATGCTCACCTGATCAAGAAGGTGGATACGGCTACCGCGGTCAAAGACAAGAAGCCGATCAAGACCTGGTCGCGCCGTTCCACGATCCTGCCCGAGTTCATCGGCCTGACGATCGCTGTGCACAACGGCAAGCAACACGTTCCCGTCTACATCAACGAGAACATGGTCGGTCACAAACTGGGCGAGTTCGCGCTGACCCGTACGTTCAAGGGTCACGCCGCGGACAAAAAGGCCAAGAGGTAA
- the rplR gene encoding 50S ribosomal protein L18: MDKKTSRLRRAVPTRRKITELRVHRLSIFRSNLHIYANIISPEGDRVLVSASTLEAEVRNQLAGQTGRGGNKAAAELVGKRVAEKAKAAGIELVAFDRSGFRYHGRVKALADAAREAGLKF; encoded by the coding sequence ATGGACAAGAAAACCTCCCGTTTGCGTCGTGCGGTTCCGACCCGCCGGAAGATCACCGAACTGCGCGTTCATCGCCTGTCGATCTTCCGCTCGAACCTGCACATCTACGCGAACATCATTTCTCCGGAAGGCGACCGCGTGCTGGTCAGCGCTTCCACGTTGGAAGCCGAAGTGCGCAACCAGCTCGCCGGCCAGACCGGACGTGGCGGCAACAAGGCCGCCGCCGAGCTGGTGGGCAAGCGCGTGGCCGAGAAAGCCAAGGCCGCCGGCATCGAGCTGGTCGCCTTCGATCGCTCGGGCTTCCGTTACCATGGCCGCGTGAAGGCGCTGGCCGATGCCGCGCGTGAAGCCGGCCTCAAGTTCTAA
- the rplO gene encoding 50S ribosomal protein L15, producing the protein MSEIQLNTLQPAEGSKHAKRRVGRGIGSGLGKTAGRGHKGQKSRSGGFHKVGFEGGQMPLQRRLPKRGFTPLGQHLYAEVRLSDLQKVPVDEIDVQVLKQAGVVGQQVRYAKVIKSGELSRKVVLKGITATAGARAAIEAAGGSLA; encoded by the coding sequence ATGTCTGAAATTCAACTCAACACGCTGCAGCCCGCCGAGGGCTCCAAGCATGCCAAGCGCCGTGTCGGCCGTGGCATCGGTTCCGGCCTGGGCAAGACGGCCGGCCGTGGCCACAAAGGTCAGAAATCGCGTTCGGGCGGCTTCCACAAGGTCGGTTTCGAAGGCGGTCAGATGCCGCTGCAGCGTCGCCTGCCCAAGCGTGGCTTCACGCCCCTGGGTCAGCACCTGTACGCCGAGGTCCGCCTGTCCGACCTGCAGAAAGTGCCCGTCGACGAAATCGACGTCCAGGTGCTGAAGCAGGCCGGCGTGGTTGGCCAGCAGGTTCGTTATGCCAAGGTCATCAAGTCTGGCGAACTGTCGCGCAAGGTCGTGCTGAAAGGCATTACCGCGACGGCCGGCGCTCGCGCCGCCATCGAAGCCGCGGGCGGCTCGCTCGCCTGA
- the rpmC gene encoding 50S ribosomal protein L29 yields MNAKELRSKGADELQKELESLLRAQFGLRMQKATQQLANTSQLGKVRKDIARVRTLLTEKAGK; encoded by the coding sequence ATGAACGCCAAAGAACTCCGCTCGAAAGGCGCCGACGAGCTGCAGAAAGAGCTCGAAAGCCTGCTCCGAGCCCAATTCGGTCTGCGTATGCAGAAGGCCACGCAGCAACTGGCCAACACCAGCCAGCTGGGCAAAGTGCGCAAGGACATCGCGCGCGTGCGAACTTTGCTGACCGAGAAGGCAGGGAAATGA
- the rpsQ gene encoding 30S ribosomal protein S17 codes for MSETQNTQQAKRKRTLVGKVVSNKMDKTVVVLVERRVKHPIYGKIVMRSNKYKAHDETNQINEGDTVEIAEGRPISRSKSWSVVRLVEAARII; via the coding sequence ATGAGCGAAACCCAAAACACCCAACAAGCCAAGCGCAAGCGTACGCTGGTCGGCAAGGTCGTCTCCAACAAGATGGACAAGACCGTTGTCGTGCTGGTCGAACGCCGCGTGAAGCACCCGATTTACGGCAAGATCGTCATGCGCTCCAATAAGTACAAGGCGCACGACGAAACCAACCAGATCAATGAAGGCGACACCGTGGAAATCGCGGAAGGCCGCCCGATCTCCCGCTCCAAGTCCTGGAGCGTGGTGCGCCTGGTGGAAGCCGCTCGCATCATCTGA
- the rplP gene encoding 50S ribosomal protein L16 produces MLQPSRRKYRKEQKGRNTGLATRGTNVSFGEYGLKATGRGRLTARQIEAARRAINRHIKRGGRIWIRIFPDKPISQKPAEVRMGNGKGNPEYWVAEIQPGKVLYEMEGVSEELAREAFRLAAAKLPISTTFVARHIGA; encoded by the coding sequence ATGCTGCAACCCTCACGCAGAAAGTATCGTAAAGAGCAGAAGGGCCGTAACACCGGGCTGGCCACGCGCGGCACCAACGTGTCGTTCGGCGAATACGGCCTGAAGGCCACCGGCCGCGGCCGCCTGACCGCTCGCCAGATCGAGGCCGCTCGTCGTGCCATCAACCGTCACATCAAGCGTGGCGGCCGCATCTGGATCCGCATCTTCCCGGACAAGCCGATTTCGCAGAAGCCGGCGGAAGTCCGGATGGGTAACGGTAAGGGCAACCCGGAGTACTGGGTCGCCGAAATCCAGCCCGGCAAGGTGCTCTATGAAATGGAAGGGGTCAGCGAAGAGCTCGCACGCGAAGCTTTCCGCCTGGCCGCCGCGAAGCTGCCGATTTCGACGACGTTCGTCGCGCGTCACATCGGTGCTTAA
- the rpsH gene encoding 30S ribosomal protein S8 translates to MSMSDPIADMLTRIRNAQQVDKVTVTMPSSKLKAAIAAVLKDEGYIDGFEVKGNQAKPELEIALKYYAGRPVIERIERVSRPGLRIYKGRSNIPEVMNGLGVAIVSTSRGVMTDRKARANGVGGEVLCYVA, encoded by the coding sequence ATGAGCATGAGCGATCCGATCGCCGATATGCTGACCCGCATTCGCAATGCGCAGCAAGTTGACAAAGTCACGGTGACCATGCCGTCGTCCAAGCTGAAGGCCGCTATCGCTGCCGTCTTGAAGGACGAAGGCTACATCGATGGTTTCGAGGTCAAGGGCAACCAGGCCAAGCCTGAGCTCGAGATCGCCCTGAAGTACTACGCCGGCCGCCCGGTCATCGAGCGCATCGAACGCGTCTCGCGCCCCGGCCTGCGTATCTACAAGGGCCGCAGCAACATACCCGAGGTCATGAACGGCCTGGGCGTTGCCATCGTGTCGACCTCGCGTGGCGTCATGACCGACCGCAAGGCTCGCGCCAATGGCGTGGGCGGCGAAGTCCTGTGCTACGTGGCTTAA
- the rpsN gene encoding 30S ribosomal protein S14: MAKLSLINRDIKRAKLADKFAAKRAALKAIIDDQSKTDEERYQARLKLQQLPRNANPTRQRNRCVVTGRARSVFSKFGLTRHKLREMAMKGEIPGITKASW, translated from the coding sequence GTGGCCAAACTCTCACTCATCAATCGCGATATCAAGCGTGCCAAGCTGGCTGACAAATTCGCCGCCAAGCGCGCCGCACTGAAGGCGATCATCGACGATCAGTCGAAGACCGACGAAGAACGTTACCAAGCTCGGCTCAAGCTGCAACAGCTGCCGCGCAACGCCAACCCGACCCGCCAGCGCAACCGCTGCGTGGTGACCGGTCGTGCGCGTAGCGTGTTCAGCAAGTTCGGCCTGACGCGCCACAAACTTCGCGAAATGGCGATGAAGGGTGAAATCCCCGGCATCACCAAGGCCAGCTGGTAG
- the rpsE gene encoding 30S ribosomal protein S5, producing the protein MAKPQGKGAVEKENDDGLREKMIAVNRVSKVVKGGRTMSFAALTVVGDGDGRIGMGKGKAREVPVSVQKAMEQARRGLFKVALKNGTLYHKVIGKHGAATVMISPAPEGTGVIAGGPMRAVFEVMGVRNIVAKSLGSSNPYNMVRATLNGLRASMTPSEVAAKRGKTVEEILG; encoded by the coding sequence ATGGCTAAACCACAAGGCAAAGGCGCCGTGGAAAAAGAGAACGACGACGGCCTGCGCGAAAAGATGATCGCGGTGAACCGCGTCAGCAAAGTGGTCAAGGGCGGTCGCACGATGAGCTTCGCCGCGCTGACCGTGGTCGGTGACGGCGATGGCCGCATCGGCATGGGTAAGGGCAAGGCGCGTGAAGTGCCGGTGTCCGTCCAGAAGGCGATGGAACAGGCCCGCCGCGGCCTGTTCAAGGTTGCCCTGAAGAACGGTACCCTGTATCACAAGGTGATCGGCAAGCATGGCGCCGCCACCGTGATGATTTCCCCGGCTCCCGAAGGTACCGGCGTGATCGCCGGCGGCCCGATGCGCGCCGTCTTCGAAGTGATGGGCGTGCGCAACATCGTCGCCAAGAGCCTGGGTTCCAGCAATCCTTACAACATGGTTCGCGCCACGCTGAATGGCCTGCGCGCTTCCATGACGCCGTCGGAAGTTGCCGCCAAGCGTGGCAAGACCGTCGAAGAGATCCTGGGGTAA